In Candidatus Binataceae bacterium, one DNA window encodes the following:
- the fusA gene encoding elongation factor G encodes MAVEEIGRLRTIALVGQGGAGKSQLAEAMLFTAGATTRLGRPDDGSGVMDFEPEELQRKVTISSSFHHLNWKRTEVILANTPGYSAFLPETFNTLKAVDGAVLLVSPGADIKVESEKIWTMLSEAGIPRLAFVSRLDRERTSFAAALKDLESHLEAKPVVLTLPIGEEAQLSGVVDVLAMKALLYADNTGKSREEEVPPNLKEPAERARNALLESVAETDDELLEEYLDKGTLPDEKVRHALHAAVAAGKLTPVFCGSGTKNVGIAPLLDAITTLLPSPNERPGQKAQHPTNGEQQERAADPSAPFSALVFKTVIDPFAGKLSIFRVVSGRAQSDATVFNATRESKERFGQLLRLEGKKQSPLTSALPGEIVAVAKLKDTTTGDTLCDEKAPVLFDPPVHPAPVISFAIRPKSKGDEEKASAALHKLVEEDTALEMHRDAQTHEIILSGTGQMHIEVTVEKLKRKFNVEVELQSPKVPYKETIKGRAEAQGKYKRQSGGRGQYGDCWLKIEPLARGKGFEFEDKVVGGSIPRQFIPSVEKGVRNTLVDGFLAGYPLLDVKVTVFDGSYHEVDSSDMAFQIAASMGFKAALEKAKPIILEPMVALEVSCPDECMGDVIGDLNSRRGKVLGMDTKGHGQIIKAMVPMSEVLKYAPDLRSITSGRGSFEQHFSHYEEAPPPVAEKIIKESAAAREASKQQVH; translated from the coding sequence ATGGCTGTTGAGGAAATCGGACGCCTGCGAACCATCGCGCTGGTCGGGCAAGGCGGCGCCGGAAAAAGCCAGCTGGCCGAGGCGATGCTGTTCACGGCGGGTGCAACTACCCGGCTGGGACGTCCCGACGATGGCAGCGGGGTTATGGATTTCGAGCCTGAGGAACTGCAGCGAAAAGTAACCATCAGTTCCTCCTTTCATCACCTCAACTGGAAGCGCACCGAAGTAATCCTTGCCAATACGCCGGGATACAGCGCTTTCCTTCCCGAGACGTTCAACACCCTAAAGGCGGTGGATGGGGCGGTTTTGCTGGTGTCGCCAGGCGCCGACATTAAGGTGGAGTCCGAAAAGATTTGGACCATGCTGAGCGAAGCGGGTATACCCCGGCTCGCGTTTGTCTCGCGGCTCGATCGCGAGCGCACCAGCTTTGCTGCGGCCTTGAAAGATCTGGAATCCCACCTGGAGGCCAAGCCCGTCGTCCTTACCTTGCCTATCGGCGAAGAGGCCCAACTAAGCGGCGTTGTCGACGTGCTCGCGATGAAGGCCCTGTTATACGCTGACAATACCGGCAAGTCCCGCGAAGAGGAGGTTCCGCCGAACCTCAAGGAACCCGCCGAGCGGGCTCGCAACGCCTTGTTGGAGTCAGTCGCGGAGACCGACGACGAGCTTCTCGAAGAATATCTCGACAAGGGCACTCTTCCTGACGAGAAAGTGCGGCACGCACTCCATGCCGCGGTCGCCGCGGGCAAGCTGACCCCGGTGTTTTGTGGCTCCGGCACCAAGAATGTCGGTATCGCACCTCTGCTGGATGCGATCACCACGCTCTTACCGTCCCCCAATGAACGCCCTGGCCAAAAGGCGCAGCATCCTACCAACGGCGAGCAGCAGGAGCGCGCGGCAGATCCGAGCGCGCCCTTTTCCGCGCTGGTATTCAAAACCGTGATCGATCCCTTTGCGGGAAAGCTCTCGATCTTTCGGGTGGTGTCGGGACGCGCACAAAGCGACGCGACGGTCTTCAATGCGACCCGCGAGTCAAAGGAGCGCTTCGGTCAACTGTTGCGGCTGGAAGGTAAAAAGCAATCTCCGCTGACCTCCGCCTTACCCGGTGAGATTGTCGCGGTGGCCAAGCTAAAAGACACCACTACCGGCGACACCCTGTGCGATGAGAAGGCACCGGTCCTGTTTGACCCTCCGGTCCATCCCGCGCCGGTAATTTCCTTCGCCATTCGTCCCAAATCGAAGGGCGACGAAGAGAAAGCATCGGCCGCCCTGCACAAGCTGGTGGAGGAAGATACCGCGCTGGAGATGCATCGCGACGCGCAGACCCATGAGATCATCCTGTCGGGGACCGGCCAGATGCACATTGAGGTCACGGTCGAAAAGCTGAAGCGTAAATTTAATGTAGAAGTTGAACTTCAGTCGCCCAAGGTTCCCTACAAGGAAACCATCAAAGGGCGCGCCGAGGCCCAGGGAAAGTACAAGCGTCAATCGGGGGGTCGCGGTCAGTACGGCGACTGCTGGCTCAAAATCGAACCGCTCGCGCGCGGAAAAGGGTTCGAGTTCGAGGACAAGGTTGTTGGCGGGTCGATCCCTCGTCAGTTCATCCCCTCGGTGGAGAAGGGCGTTCGTAACACGCTGGTGGACGGATTTCTCGCGGGCTATCCGCTCCTCGACGTCAAAGTAACGGTCTTTGACGGCAGCTATCACGAGGTCGATTCGTCTGACATGGCCTTTCAGATCGCCGCGTCGATGGGCTTCAAGGCTGCGCTGGAAAAAGCCAAGCCGATCATCCTTGAGCCTATGGTGGCGCTGGAAGTTTCCTGCCCCGACGAGTGCATGGGCGACGTGATCGGCGACTTGAATTCACGACGCGGTAAGGTACTGGGGATGGACACCAAGGGCCATGGTCAGATCATCAAAGCGATGGTGCCGATGTCCGAAGTGCTCAAATACGCGCCCGACCTCCGCTCGATTACCTCGGGGCGCGGTTCCTTCGAGCAGCATTTCTCGCACTACGAAGAGGCGCCTCCTCCGGTTGCGGAAAAGATCATCAAGGAGTCGGCTGCTGCCCGTGAAGCGAGCAAGCAACAGGTCCACTAG
- a CDS encoding SDR family oxidoreductase — protein sequence MRLRDKVAVVTGAASGIGRATATLFAREGARLVLNDVDAAGLERVTSPIGASSCRGVVGDVSREQTSIALAAETVSAFGQIDILVNNAGIHFLKDITEMTVAEWDRLMDINLKSMFLCCKHVIPHMLVRKRGSIVNLASISSFIGQEMDGASTFAYNVTKAGALQLTKSLASRYAADGIRVNCVCPGNVETNIVKRATPQETAQFWRAAVASEPIGRNAQPEEIANAILFLSSDESSFVTGCPLLVDGGYLAR from the coding sequence ATGCGGCTGCGGGACAAAGTCGCGGTCGTGACCGGCGCCGCCAGCGGGATTGGACGCGCCACCGCCACGCTGTTTGCACGTGAGGGTGCCCGGCTGGTTCTTAACGACGTCGACGCAGCAGGGCTTGAGCGGGTGACCTCGCCGATCGGCGCTAGCAGCTGCAGAGGCGTAGTCGGCGATGTCTCTCGCGAGCAGACCTCGATTGCGCTGGCGGCCGAGACCGTATCGGCATTCGGGCAAATCGACATTCTCGTCAACAACGCCGGCATCCACTTTCTTAAGGACATCACCGAGATGACCGTGGCGGAGTGGGATCGCCTAATGGACATCAACCTTAAGAGCATGTTCCTGTGCTGCAAGCATGTGATCCCCCACATGCTGGTCCGCAAACGCGGCTCGATAGTGAACCTGGCCTCGATCTCGTCATTTATCGGACAGGAAATGGACGGCGCCAGTACGTTTGCCTACAACGTTACCAAGGCCGGCGCTCTGCAGCTCACCAAGTCACTGGCGAGTCGCTATGCAGCCGACGGGATCAGAGTCAACTGCGTATGTCCAGGAAACGTCGAAACTAACATCGTCAAGCGCGCGACGCCGCAAGAGACCGCGCAGTTTTGGCGTGCGGCGGTCGCGTCGGAACCCATCGGACGCAACGCTCAGCCCGAGGAGATAGCCAACGCAATCCTGTTTCTGTCCTCGGACGAGTCATCATTCGTGACGGGCTGCCCGCTGCTGGTAGACGGCGGCTACCTCGCGCGCTAG